A stretch of Solenopsis invicta isolate M01_SB chromosome 9, UNIL_Sinv_3.0, whole genome shotgun sequence DNA encodes these proteins:
- the LOC105203516 gene encoding uncharacterized protein LOC105203516, which translates to MAKIIDGQVHIETMHGEHPPDYKILEKYKLRSEMLRLSRETLFPLKEIFDNVCRTNIEVAADISYISMKSVMNRQRAKQRPSVPHSFEALSSELYKCAWIKEYYKGSVIADDGSMAVIFSSDALINSLKTATEIFVDGTFYVVPRDPHICIQLYTVHMRFKDKGIASVFILCEKRTYALYQVIWEKILEFVPELKSNVKFIMSDYEKAANKVLQKCFPEASIKGCWFHYNQAVVRKWRQLGLKHSPNKLLTMVMSVPLVPHTLFEECFTILQNVADTMYDDYPAVLQFIYVRHGCLLLTKSQCMIVLFVQII; encoded by the exons ATGGCAAAAATTATTGATGGACAAGTGCATATTGAAACTATGCATGGAGAGCACCCACCGGATtacaaaatattggaaaaatataagTTGCGAAGCGAAATGTTGCGTTTGTCGCGAGAAACATTATTTCCACTGAAAGAGATTTTTGATAATGTGTGTCGAAC aaatatagaaGTAGCTGCAGATATATCATACATTAGTATGAAATCAGTTATGAATCGTCAACGTGCTAAACAAAGACCTTCTGTACCTCACAGTTTTGAAGCTCTGTCATCTGAATTATATAAGTGCGCGTGGATCAAGGAATATTATAAAGGAAGTGTAATTGCTGATGATGGTAGCATGGCTGTCATATTTTCGAGTGACGCACTTATTAATTCCTTAAAAACTGCAACAGAAATTTTTGTTGATGGAACATTCTAT gtTGTTCCTCGTGATCCACACATTTGTATACAATTGTATACTGTTCATATGCGATTTAAGGATaaa GGAATTGcttctgtttttatattatgtgaaaaacgGACATATGCTCTGTACCAAGTAATAtgggaaaaaatattagaatttgttCCAGAATTGAAgagtaatgtaaaatttataatgagcGATTATGAAAAAGCGGCGAACAAAGTTCTTCAGAAGTGCTTTCCTGAAGCCAGTATTAAAGGATGCTGGTTTCATTATAATCAA gcTGTAGTACGTAAATGGCGGCAACTTGGGTTAAAGCACTCTccaaacaaattattaactATGGTAATGTCAGTACCATTAGTGCCACATACGCTTTTTGAAGaatgttttacaatattgcaaaatgtagCTGATACTATGTATGATGACTACCCTGCAGTGCTACAATTTATTTACGTAAGACATGGTTGCCTGCTGCTAACCAAGTCTCAGTGTATGATTGTCCTATTCGTACAAATAATTTAG